A single region of the Drosophila takahashii strain IR98-3 E-12201 chromosome 2R, DtakHiC1v2, whole genome shotgun sequence genome encodes:
- the LOC108061584 gene encoding DDB1- and CUL4-associated factor 11 encodes MGNQLGIQMNSDDDDDFDSSDNELGFNVINFTVNAMDMELRTEYCNNNDLPVIRSKPDLVKFQNTDMYKEIRASSGLVSNPENRWNLVHALQQRENGLASPHSASFSKNQQRYISNLYIPNKKSQRLMSLDSKVFVTKFNRTGSKLLTACQDGFVRIYDGAKGTYHLLNRIRARDVEWSIIDADFSPNGQHFAYSTWSRSFFIMPVNGGEDDCQWIDVNGLPNHRLAIFSLRYSPTGDKIIGGSNNATVIVTDIRTRTTQILRTHRMPGNDVNSVCFLHDKDPNVIIAGCDDGLLKVYDLRTSFRSRELSKTVASFIGHYDGVTYIDSRNDGYHVLSNSKDQSIKIWDMRQPSNLRNRSRARQQQLDLTMWDYRWNRVPREFYNPHKALDGDTSIMTYRGHRVTKTLLRAKFSPMEQTGQRYIYTGCATGRIIIYDVLTGKIKEAIEGHRNVIRDLDWHPERSEIVSGSWDTHVHLNNFSRSNANRPVKRAHSSDQDKRPLRRSRRLANRNVTPD; translated from the exons ATGGGGAATCAATTGGGAATCCAGATGAACAGCGATGACGACGATGACTTTGACTCCTCGGACAACGAGCTGGGCTTTAATGTGATCAACTTTACAGTGAATGCCATGGACATGGAACTGCGCACTGAGTACTGTAACAATAACGACCTGCCAGTAATTAGGAGCAAGCCCGATCTTGTAAAATTTCAG AACACTGATATGTACAAGGAGATCAGGGCTTCGAGTGGCCTGGTGAGCAATCCCGAGAATCGCTGGAATCTGGTGCATGCCCTTCAGCAGCGTGAAAATGGGTTGGCCTCGCCCCACAGCGCCTCGTTCTCGAAGAACCAGCAGCGCTACATTTCCAATCTCTACATACCAAACAAGAAGTCACAGCGCCTCATGTCGCTGGACTCGAAAGTCTTCGTGACCAAGTTCAATCGCACGGGCAGCAAACTGCTGACCGCCTGCCAAG ATGGCTTTGTGCGCATCTACGACGGCGCCAAGGGCACCTACCACCTGCTCAATCGCATCCGAGCCCGCGATGTCGAGTGGAGCATCATCGATGCGGATTTCAGCCCCAATGGCCAGCACTTTGCATATAGCACTTGGTCCCGATCAT TTTTCATCATGCCCGTGAACGGGGGCGAGGACGACTGCCAGTGGATCGATGTGAATGGGCTGCCCAACCATCGGCTGGCCATCTTCTCGCTGCGCTACTCGCCCACGGGCGACAAGATCATCGGCGGCAGCAACAATGCCACGGTCATCGTGACCGACATACGCACACGAACCACCCAGATCCTGCGCACCCACCGCATGCCCGGCAACGATGTGAATTCGGTGTGCTTCCTGCATGACAAGGACCCAAATGTGATAATCGCAGGCTGCGACGATGGACTGCTCAAGGTCTACGACCTGCGCACCTCCTTCCGCTCACGCGAGCTCTCCAAAACGGTGGCCTCCTTCATTGGCCACTACGATGGCGTCACCTACATCGACTCGCGAAACGACGGCTACCACGTGCTGTCCAACTCCAAAGACCAAAGCATCAAGATCTGGGACATGAGGCAGCCCAGCAATCTGCGTAATCGCAGCCGCGccaggcagcagcagctggaccTCACCATGTGGGACTATCGCTGGAATCGTGTGCCGCGCGAAT TTTACAATCCCCACAAGGCGCTGGATGGGGACACCAGCATTATGACCTATCGTGGTCATCGAGTTACCAAAACCCTGCTGCGGGCAAAGTTTTCGCCCATGGAGCAGACAGGACAGCGTTACATTTACACTGGCTGTGCCACAGGACGTATTATAA TTTACGATGTACTTACTGGTAAGATTAAAGAGGCTATTGAAGGACATAGGAATGTGATAAGAGACCTGGACTGGCATCCAGAGCGCTCAGAAATAGTGTCTGGTTCG TGGGATACTCATGTTCATCTGAACAACTTCAGCCGCAGCAACGCCAATCGTCCGGTAAAGCGAGCCCATAGCTCGGATCAGGACAAGAGGCCCTTGCGGCGATCTCGCCGTCTAGCGAATCGCAATGTAACACCAGACTAG
- the LOC108061583 gene encoding PIN2/TERF1-interacting telomerase inhibitor 1 isoform X1 has protein sequence MAMLAEPRRRKRYNLCPRGKALYEDENRFGTKMLEKMGWTKGNGLGAKQDGEKDFVRIRFKNDAEGLGFEARDDQWTTHEEGFNGLLKSLNGEETEANGKESEAEEEARPMGFGFKAEEPEEPSKKKLKEKISGISLEEKSKQSRARVHYKKFTRGKDLSQYSEKDLANIFGKKATDDFEAPEPVVVEQPQEEKEVDANFAGVQTVSTGLSVSDYFKQKMEAMKNRLKKGGESTSTKSPEDTEAPANGHDEQFENTLTENDQEPSKKKKKKKDKERTVEPPVEEEEVEQTAPKLKKNKKSKPSSQDESEQSEEKLVESDESNPLKRKKKKKDKQEEITEDTIEIIEEPASKKKKSNKKEETAKEEVEAVEPTEEPVPKKKKKSKKSELLDSEVIIIEDDLPQDKESEASDEKTSKKKSKSKKNEDAHVTHSENTIEITEETSTKKKKKKNKSINSVEPAPELLIPALAVAVEAEVKDVSADDEDPPNDLLSLDEINEKLKTFNTFQISKFCADKFQLFDMSAFINSTLSEIVGYASSDNIELEVIDNDTDKQRILDLWSNKSLKESRQKFQHIRYPRTVKKNTIRAVKKRVAFQGI, from the exons atggcTATGCTGGCGGAACCACGACGCCGCAAGCGGTACAATTTGTGTCCGCGCGGCAAGGCGCTCTACGAAG ACGAGAATCGCTTCGGTACCAAAATGCTGGAGAAGATGGGCTGGACCAAGGGCAATGGCCTGGGCGCCAAGCAGGATGGCGAAAAGGATTTCGTGCGCATTCGCTTCAAGAACGACGCCGAAGGATTGGGTTTCGAGGCGAGGGATGATCAGTGGACCACTCACGAGGAGGGATTCAATGGACTACTTAAATCCCTGAATGGCGAAGAAACTGAGGCCAATGGCAAGGAGTCGGAAGCCGAAGAGGAAGCCAGACCCATGGGATTTGGCTTCAAGGCCGAGGAACCGGAGGAGCCATCGAAGAAGAAACTCAAGGAGAAGATCAGTGGCATCTCACTGGAGGAAAAGTCGAAGCAAAGTAGGGCTCGGGTTCACTACAAGAAGTTCACGCGCGGCAAGGACTTGTCCCAGTACAGCGAAAAGGATTTGGCCAATATATTTGGCAAAAAGGCAACAGACGATTTCGAGGCACCAGAACCCGTGGTGGTTGAACAGCCCCAGGAGGAAAAGGAGGTGGATGCCAATTTCGCTGGCGTGCAAACTGTTAGCACGGGTCTTTCCGTCAGTGATTATTTCAAACAGAAAATGGAGGCCATGAAGAACAGGCTGAAAAAGGGAGGTGAGAGCACTTCAACGAAGTCTCCAGAAGATACTGAAGCTCCTGCTAATGGCCATGATGAGCAGTTCGAGAACACCTTGACAGAGAATGACCAAGAGcccagcaaaaaaaagaagaaaaagaaggacAAGGAAAGGACTGTCGAGCCACCAGTGGAGGAGGAAGAAGTCGAGCAAACCGCTCCTAagctaaagaaaaataagaaatctaaACCATCATCTCAAGATGAATCTGAGCAATCGGAGGAAAAACTTGTAGAAAGCGACGAATCCAATCCCCTtaaacgaaagaaaaagaagaaggacAAACAGGAAGAAATTACAGAAGATACTATAGAAATCATTGAAGAACCTGcctcaaaaaagaaaaagtctaacaaaaaagaagaaactGCAAAAGAAGAGGTAGAAGCCGTTGAACCAACTGAAGAACCTGTcccaaaaaagaagaaaaagtcCAAGAAATCCGAATTGCTGGATTCCGAAGTAATTATAATAGAAGATGACTTACCACAGGACAAGGAATCTGAAGCTTCAGATGAAAAGACtagtaaaaagaaaagtaaatCAAAGAAAAATGAAGATGCCCATGTAACTCATTCAGAGAACACTATCGAAATAACAGAGGAAACCtctacaaaaaagaaaaagaagaaaaataaatctataaacTCTGTGGAGCCCGCACCTGAACTGTTGATTCCTGCACTTGCTGTCGCCGTGGAGGCGGAAGTCAAAGACGTAAGTGCCGACGATGAAGATCCGCCCAATGACCTCTTATCACTGGATGAGATtaatgaaaaactaaaaacattcAACACTTTTCAAATCTCTAAATTTTGTGCAGACAAATTCCAATTGTTCGACATGAGTGCCTTCATAAATTCGACGCTGAGCGAGATCGTGGGCTATGCGAGCAGCGATAACATCGAGCTGGAGGTGATTGATAATGACACCGACAAACAGCGCATTCTCGATCTGTGGAGCAATAAATCCCTCAAGGAATCTAGGCAAAAATTTCAGCACATACGATATCCGAGAACTGTTAAGAAGAATACCATTCGAGCGGTAAAGAAAAGAGTCGCATTTCAAGGAATTTAG
- the LOC108061583 gene encoding PIN2/TERF1-interacting telomerase inhibitor 1 isoform X2 has protein sequence MAMLAEPRRRKRYNLCPRGKALYEDENRFGTKMLEKMGWTKGNGLGAKQDGEKDFVRIRFKNDAEGLGFEARDDQWTTHEEGFNGLLKSLNGEETEANGKESEAEEEARPMGFGFKAEEPEEPSKKKLKEKISGISLEEKSKQSRARVHYKKFTRGKDLSQYSEKDLANIFGKKATDDFEAPEPVVVEQPQEEKEVDANFAGVQTVSTGLSVSDYFKQKMEAMKNRLKKGGESTSTKSPEDTEAPANGHDEQFENTLTENDQEPSKKKKKKKDKERTVEPPVEEEEVEQTAPKLKKNKKSKPSSQDESEQSEEKLVESDESNPLKRKKKKKDKQEEITEDTIEIIEEPASKKKKSNKKEETAKEEVEAVEPTEEPVPKKKKKSKKSELLDSEVIIIEDDLPQDKESEASDEKTSKKKSKSKKNEDAHVTHSENTIEITEETSTKKKKKKNKSINSVEPAPELLIPALAVAVEAEVKDTNSNCST, from the exons atggcTATGCTGGCGGAACCACGACGCCGCAAGCGGTACAATTTGTGTCCGCGCGGCAAGGCGCTCTACGAAG ACGAGAATCGCTTCGGTACCAAAATGCTGGAGAAGATGGGCTGGACCAAGGGCAATGGCCTGGGCGCCAAGCAGGATGGCGAAAAGGATTTCGTGCGCATTCGCTTCAAGAACGACGCCGAAGGATTGGGTTTCGAGGCGAGGGATGATCAGTGGACCACTCACGAGGAGGGATTCAATGGACTACTTAAATCCCTGAATGGCGAAGAAACTGAGGCCAATGGCAAGGAGTCGGAAGCCGAAGAGGAAGCCAGACCCATGGGATTTGGCTTCAAGGCCGAGGAACCGGAGGAGCCATCGAAGAAGAAACTCAAGGAGAAGATCAGTGGCATCTCACTGGAGGAAAAGTCGAAGCAAAGTAGGGCTCGGGTTCACTACAAGAAGTTCACGCGCGGCAAGGACTTGTCCCAGTACAGCGAAAAGGATTTGGCCAATATATTTGGCAAAAAGGCAACAGACGATTTCGAGGCACCAGAACCCGTGGTGGTTGAACAGCCCCAGGAGGAAAAGGAGGTGGATGCCAATTTCGCTGGCGTGCAAACTGTTAGCACGGGTCTTTCCGTCAGTGATTATTTCAAACAGAAAATGGAGGCCATGAAGAACAGGCTGAAAAAGGGAGGTGAGAGCACTTCAACGAAGTCTCCAGAAGATACTGAAGCTCCTGCTAATGGCCATGATGAGCAGTTCGAGAACACCTTGACAGAGAATGACCAAGAGcccagcaaaaaaaagaagaaaaagaaggacAAGGAAAGGACTGTCGAGCCACCAGTGGAGGAGGAAGAAGTCGAGCAAACCGCTCCTAagctaaagaaaaataagaaatctaaACCATCATCTCAAGATGAATCTGAGCAATCGGAGGAAAAACTTGTAGAAAGCGACGAATCCAATCCCCTtaaacgaaagaaaaagaagaaggacAAACAGGAAGAAATTACAGAAGATACTATAGAAATCATTGAAGAACCTGcctcaaaaaagaaaaagtctaacaaaaaagaagaaactGCAAAAGAAGAGGTAGAAGCCGTTGAACCAACTGAAGAACCTGTcccaaaaaagaagaaaaagtcCAAGAAATCCGAATTGCTGGATTCCGAAGTAATTATAATAGAAGATGACTTACCACAGGACAAGGAATCTGAAGCTTCAGATGAAAAGACtagtaaaaagaaaagtaaatCAAAGAAAAATGAAGATGCCCATGTAACTCATTCAGAGAACACTATCGAAATAACAGAGGAAACCtctacaaaaaagaaaaagaagaaaaataaatctataaacTCTGTGGAGCCCGCACCTGAACTGTTGATTCCTGCACTTGCTGTCGCCGTGGAGGCGGAAGTCAAAGAC ACAAATTCCAATTGTTCGACATGA
- the FAM21 gene encoding WASH complex subunit 2 yields MDLSADVDRIIAQAPDWNFAGDCALLDLMKRISQNLQERGEKTSRNLRDFETSVKQVDISLSNATNSLRSLQFGNQFVEYRVEEVDDADLAMPADRKKKKPDLPPKSSEEMSKEFLENNLRMFRKNFEPVTIEIPDSDDEDAPVHSTTLFRAKNPYDAIPLPYIIGTKEWEEHKYAGLYDSKENSEDERSEEFSSSSSDERESVPKKVTMPANKLVEPHTSDSSSLASFAREPAPVSPVIKPAVQVAEPVVRTQPRPIISSQRNPHERDMFAALRQSPPSDDPPSTSSSPTSSPAFRSPSSRLPIASAASLSSSSSSPAQQPPRLFDEAVSTRTPKETEIKPSQTKRMPVNLFNDDEFKSFMSEIVDKVQAKGDSNQVAPAPTISVKEPPKERKSVERSAKPEAPKQIIEQPASKRVNLFDDSPPLSPTPRIDDRRASGAIPKHSPAIVAKNDQSQSLFDDSPITKVLPKENPSKKSTKPLPKSLFDDDLEDDDFLSSFKPKTKLPEQKPLSKPTTSLFDDDDLDIDDIFIKPTAQPKKLSEKVAGKTSLFEDDEQDDATDLFGSKKTTEIRKESSPDVSPDKKIEDSPPDIFSDQKVKESPPEIFPDKKISQKKGLFDDIDDEDLFGTPKAKNLISSEQQNVPQTFENTGLKIEKEEHNEIEKESLKNEIKETQPKEIEVNSSIPIFRDSPPPIEIVEDLKPVMDNLSAPNIPKSTDLFHEDLSDDDSFLSPSNIKVKPKSADETKEFMKPTEENTLQVKVKTDPVNSPASTTKPTDLFNDDLSDDEPFLSASKIKDNTVGATATNEIKMPAQVQLVSEIRPEELPQKLPQNKVDDIAIIDEKDDVLPEALGKSQIDVPVSESPPPDDDLGNQDPIITMVADATSKPPNEMSTPRKPEDLAAAQQIMQNYSNLFSDEPPDDSEFFQTLGGSGLSSLSASKIFDNEHDFFEPALPKIPTTTKPSPVTPGDQPSSSSDYGAMCLFSDIPPEDDNRDGDESQKPVEAEKEEIAPTTTRIHTIFYDDFSETARAGAVQPASKPFRYDDETPPADEPDRSKVRSPELRSPTSPVNKLKMPNININVQALLPGAGGLPKLPKKQESSSVEREEIASTAQYTEPTPSSRENAIPPAEGGLQHANKSRARGPAKRRPSTRKGRQENYAKSLLDAEQGIPSATLIENSASEDKPAIEATSVKSPLPQSVKATPELPILNAPPKLQPQLEKPPPLKYGGSFLDSPDEDDSFFNSVATHVPPTRSVGGKQGSDPPKSYRSFLDSPDEDDPLFKPFENKSTAENKPAFSPQTVSKEPPEDQRQLEKTSGPTKLGNSFLDSPDEDDSLFSKVKKVAAPVARKSSASTAERMDAKVAPAPDKEQMKPKTPKLFDDSDDDDDLFASATVPASVPSIPTTSRPVPTKQPTKPAATSLFSSDDDEADVPAKIAPAKKLPVKTSKSLFSDDDDDDDDLFGGGSSSKGSTTKKTKPVARVASKGPTSKAATATAIIPSKSSDNPLADLLDFE; encoded by the exons ATGGATTTAAGTGCGGATGTGGACCGGATTATAGCCCAGGCTCCGGATTGGAACTTTGCCGGTGACTGCGCTCTCCTGGACCTGATGAAGCGCATCTCTCAG AATCTGCAGGAAAGGGGCGAGAAAACCAGTCGCAATCTGAGGGACTTCGAGACGAGTGTGAAGCAAGTGGATATATCTTTGAGTAATGCCACCAACAGCCTGCGTTCGCTACAATTTGGCAATCAGTTTGTGGAGTATCGGGTGGAGGAGGTGGATGACGCCGATTTGGCCATGCCCGCAGataggaagaagaagaag CCCGATTTGCCGCCCAAGAGTTCCGAGGAAATGTCCAAGGAGTTTCTGGAAAACAACCTGCGAATGTTCCGCAAGAACTTTGAGCCGGTGACCATAGAAATCCCGGATTCGGATGACGAGGATGCACCGGTGCACTCAAC AACCCTATTCCGGGCAAAGAATCCATACGATGCTATTCCCCTGCCCTATATTATTGGCACAAAGGAGTGGGAGGAACACAAATACGCCGGATTGTATGACAGCAAGGAAAATAGTGAGGATGAAAGGTCCGAGGAGTTCTCCTCCAGCTCATCGGACGAGAGGGAGTCCGTGCCGAAGAAGGTGACAATGCCAGCGAACAAATTGGTAGAGCCCCATACATCGGACTCCTCCTCCTTGGCCTCTTTTGCACGGGAACCGGCACCTGTGTCGCCAGTAATTAAACCTGCTGTGCAGGTGGCAGAACCTGTCGTCAGAACGCAACCGCGTCCCATTATAAGTAGTCAACGGAATCCACACGAGAGGGACATGTTTGCTGCGCTCAGGCAATCGCCGCCTAGCGATGATCCGCCGTCCACTTCATCCTCGCCTACATCTTCGCCAGCTTTTAGGAGTCCCTCCAGTCGCTTGCCAATAGCTTCTGCGGCATCGCTgagctccagcagcagcagtcctGCCCAACAGCCACCGAGGCTTTTCGACGAAGCGGTTTCAACGCGAACGCCCAAGGAAACTGAGATCAAGCCAAGTCAAACTAAGCGCATGCCAGTTAATCTCTTCAATGACGATGAGTTTAAATCGTTCATGTCCGAAATCGTTGACAAAGTCCAGGCCAAGGGGGACAGCAACCAAGTTGCCCCTGCCCCTACGATTTCAGTAAAAGAACCACCCAAAGAGAGGAAATCTGTGGAACGAAGTGCTAAGCCCGAGGCgccaaaacaaatcattgagcAACCAGCGTCGAAACGTGTAAATCTATTCGACGACAGTCCCCCATTGAGTCCAACTCCAAGGATTGATGACCGTAGAGCATCGGGTGCTATTCCAAAACACAGCCCAGCCATAGTAGCCAAAAATGATCAAAGCCAATCCCTCTTTGATGATTCTCCTATCACAAAGGTCTTGCCAAAGGAAAATCCTTCAAAGAAGTCAACGAAACCGCTGCCGAAATCGCTTTTTGATGATGATTTGGAAGATGATGACTTCTTGAGCTCGTTCAAACCCAAAACAAAGCTACCAGAACAAAAACCGCTCTCAAAACCAACAACTTCACtatttgatgatgatgatttggATATTGatgatatatttataaaaccaaCGGCTCAGCCCAAAAAGCTCTCTGAAAAAGTAGCTGGAAAGACTAGTTTGTTTGAGGACGATGAACAAGATGATGCCACTGATTTATTTGGCTCGAAAAAGACAACAGAAATACGAAAGGAGTCGTCCCCAGATGTTTCCCCCGACAAAAAGATTGAGGATTCTCCTCCAGATATTTTTTCCGACCAAAAGGTTAAGGAATCGCCTCCAGAAATTTTTCCTGACAAAAAGATTTCCCAAAAGAAAGGTCTTTTTGATGATATCGATGATGAGGATTTATTTGGAACACCAAAGGCtaagaatttaatttccagTGAGCAACAAAATGTTCCTCAGACCTTTGAAAATACTGGCCTTAAAATAGAGAAAGAGGAGCATAATGAGATTGAAAAGGAATCTTTGAAAAACGAGATTAAGGAAACCCAGCCAAAGGAAATAGAAGTAAATTCATCTATACCTATTTTTAGAGATTCACCTCCCCCTATAGAAATTGTAGAAGATTTGAAACCGGTTATGGATAATTTATCCGCACCTAATATTCCGAAGTCGACAGATTTGTTTCATGAAGATCTTAGCGATGATGATTCATTCCTTAGCCCTTCAAATATTAAGGTTAAACCAAAAAGTGCTGATGAAACTAAAGAATTTATGAAACCAACTGAAGAAAATACTTTGCAGGTCAAGGTTAAAACAGACCCAGTCAATTCTCCTGCATCTACTACTAAACCAACTGACTTGTTCAACGATGATTTAAGCGATGATGAGCCATTTTTGAGTGCATCGAAGATTAAGGATAATACAGTAGGTGCTACAGcaacaaatgaaattaaaatgccaGCTCAAGTCCAGTTGGTGAGTGAGATTAGGCCAGAAGAGTTACCACAGAAACTGCCGCAGAACAAAGTAGATGATATAGCAATTATCGATGAAAAGGATGATGTTTTGCCCGAAGCGTTAGGAAAATCTCAAATAGACGTTCCAGTTTCCGAAAGTCCCCCACCGGATGATGATCTAGGCAACCAAGATCCCATTATAACAATGGTGGCCGATGCCACTAGTAAGCCACCAAACGAGATGTCCACCCCCAGAAAGCCTGAGGATCTGGCTGCTGCACAGCAAATCATGCAGAACTACTCAAATCTCTTTTCCGACGAGCCGCCGGATGacagcgagtttttccaaacgcTCGGAGGCAGCGGCCTAAGCAGCCTAAGTGCCTCGAAAATCTTCGACAACGAGCATGATTTCTTTGAGCCCGCCTTGCCAAAAATTCCGACTACGACCAAACCATCACCAGTAACGCCTGGGGATCAACCTTCTTCATCATCCGACTACGGCGCCATGTGTTTATTTAGTGACATCCCACCCGAAGATGACAACCGTGATGGTGACGAATCACAGAAGCCAGTTGAAGCTGAGAAGGAGGAAATCGCACCCACAACAACGCGAATACACACAATATTCTACGATGACTTTAGTGAAACAGCAAGGGCAGGAGCAGTGCAACCAGCTTCCAAACCATTCAGATACGATGATGAAACACCACCAGCTGATGAACCCGATCGCAGTAAAGTTAGGAGCCCTGAGCTACGAAGTCCAACTTCTCCAGTAAATAAACTGAAAATGCCcaacataaatataaatgtgcaGGCCTTGCTTCCAGGAGCCGGAGGCCTACCAAAGCTGCCCAAGAAACAAGAGTCTTCAAGTGTCGAGAGGGAAGAAATTGCCAGCACAGCCCAATATACAGAGCCCACTCCGAGTTCCAGGGAGAACGCCATACCACCAGCAGAAGGTGGCCTGCAGCATGCCAACAAATCTCGCGCTCGAGGACCTGCAAAAAGACGACCCTCAACGCGAAAGGGAAGACAGGAAAATTACGCCAAAAGCTTGCTGGATGCTGAGCAAGGCATACCATCTGCAACTTTAATTGAAAACAGTGCATCTGAAGATAAACCAGCTATAGAAGCTACTTCTGTAAAGTCTCCACTTCCCCAATCAGTTAAGGCTACTCCAGAGCTTCCAATCCTTAACGCGCCGCCCAAGCTCCAGCCGCAGCTAGAAAAGCCACCTCCGCTTAAATACGGTGGATCATTTTTGGACAGCCCCGATGAAGATGATTCCTTCTTTAATTCTGTTGCGACACATGTTCCTCCGACAAGATCAGTTGGAGGAAAGCAGGGATCAGATCCACCCAAGTCGTATCGATCGTTTTTGGACAGCCCTGATGAAGATGATCCTCTATTCAAGCCGTTTGAAAATAAGAGCACTGCTGAAAATAAGCCGGCATTCTCTCCACAAACAGTTTCCAAAGAGCCACCAGAGGATCAACGGCAGTTAGAGAAAACTTCGGGACCGACAAAGTTGGGAAACTCTTTTCTGGACAGCCCAGATGAAGACGATTCGCTATTtagtaaagtaaaaaaagtGGCGGCTCCGGTTGCTCGGAAGTCTTCTGCTTCTACAGCAGAAAGGATGGATGCTAAAGTTGCACCTGCTCCAGACAAGGAACAAATGAAGCCCAAAACACCGAAACTGTTTGATGAcagcgatgatgatgatgatttgtTTGCCAGTGCTACCGTCCCAGCATCAGTGCCCAGTATCCCAACAACCAGCAGGCCTGTTCCAACCAAACAGCCCACCAAACCGGCGGCCACTTCTCTCTTTAGCAGCGATGACGATGAAGCTGATGTGCCGGCTAAGATTGCTCCTGCAAAGAAGCTCCCCGTAAAGACAAGCAAAAGTCTCTTtagcgacgacgacgatgatgatgatgacctTTTCGGAGGCGGCTCGTCGTCCAAGGGCAGTACAACCAAAAAGACCAAACCAGTGGCCCGTGTTGCGTCCAAAGGACCTACCAGTAAAGCCGCTACGGCAACTGCAATCATTCCCTCTAAATCAAGCGATAATCCATTGGCCGATCTTCTCGATTTCGAGTAA